Within Mucilaginibacter inviolabilis, the genomic segment TTATTTGAAGTGCGCTCGTCTGGTGAGTTTATTATGTGGGCTTCATCTACCAATGACCTCATTAAACCAAGGCCGGCCGATAGTACCAACTTTCCGCAGGATACCCGTTTCTTCGATATTAAAATAAGTAATACAGGTGGCAGCACTGTTATCAGGGATTTGCAGGTACGTCCATTTCGTGAACGCCCGTATGAACCTTCAGATGATTTTAACATTTATTCTGGTGGACCTGCTCCGCATCCTAAAACACCTTATAACCCGGCAAGCCGAAACTATATCAGACCATTTTTGAACGGCGTGATAGGTGCAATAACCGATATCCCATTACAAAGCAACGATGATAAAAAAGATGTAGTGGTTTATATACGACCATTTAATGGTGGTACCGGAAATTCACTCAGGTTTAAATTTCTAAATAAGGATTCGGTAGAAATGAACCCAGCTTTGTTCAACGAAACCGTATGGGATAAAATTGTGCATGGCTTTAATATGCAAAAAACGGCAACCTATGTGCAGTATGATGTTGCATATCCTATTCCACTGGTAGCAATACCAACTATTTATGCGCCTGGTGGAACAAGAGATCACTCCGAATTTAAATACTCCAGAATTGGATTTGGCGGTGGCCGGGTGGTGGCAAGTTTCGGAATTGATTTCGCCATATATAAAAAGGGGAACTGGGAGGTAGTGTTTCACTTTTTAAAGGACAACCCAAAGTTTGAAGACGAATAACCGAATTTAAAGCTTATCACGATGAGAAAACATATACTATTTTATATAGTGCTTGTTGTTTGTACGATGCTCTGCTGCACAGACGTTCATGCTCAAGCGCAAAATGTAACTATCACTGGTACGGTAGTCGAGAAATCAACTAATAAAACCTTGCCGGGTGTAAATATATACTTGGGAGGTAAGGGCTTAACCCAAACAGATACCAAGGGAAGGTTTACTGTTGCTATACCTGTTAACAGTATACTCACATTTACTTTTGTTGGTTTTGTTTCAGAAAAAGTAAAACTTGAGCCCGGTCAAAAAAATATAACGGTAACACTAACTGAGGATAAAAAGGGTCTTAATGAGGTAATTATTGTGGCCTATCAGAACAGAAATAAAGAAAGTACCCCAGGTGCTTCGGTAACTATAACGGCTAAGGATATTCAGGATGTTCCAACTTCAAACGTCGAAAATTTATTACAAGGTAAAGTTGCCGGATTAAATGTTCAAAATAATACAGGGGC encodes:
- a CDS encoding DUF5007 domain-containing protein yields the protein MKKTKQMQIFVKKGFIAILFAAAVLSSCRKLYGIPDEKDYLSSNINYSNKIFEPILGRTTLMGGFNGDNSTQPIKFEIINARFGDGKPVTDLFQKKQTYVWTAPYSGLEKSLAEIEAKRKLEEHPLFEVRSSGEFIMWASSTNDLIKPRPADSTNFPQDTRFFDIKISNTGGSTVIRDLQVRPFRERPYEPSDDFNIYSGGPAPHPKTPYNPASRNYIRPFLNGVIGAITDIPLQSNDDKKDVVVYIRPFNGGTGNSLRFKFLNKDSVEMNPALFNETVWDKIVHGFNMQKTATYVQYDVAYPIPLVAIPTIYAPGGTRDHSEFKYSRIGFGGGRVVASFGIDFAIYKKGNWEVVFHFLKDNPKFEDE